The Amycolatopsis umgeniensis DNA segment GAAGACGGCGGACATCACCCGGATCACCGAGATGGAGGACCGCCACTGGTGGTTCCGGGAGAAACGGCATCTGCTCGCCGACGAACTGAAACGGCTCGGCCCGCCCGGCCGCGCGCTCGACATCGGCGCGGCGGGCGGCGGCAACACGCGGGTGCTGCGCGAGCGCGGCTGGGACGTCGTCGCCACGGACTACGACGAGAACGCCGTCGAGATCGCACGTTCCCGCGGTCTCGACGCGATCCACGCCGACGCCCGTGACCTCCCGCTGCCGTCTTCGTCGTTCGACCTGGTGGTGGCGTTCGAGATCCTCGAGCACATCCAGGAAGACGACCAGGCCGCCGCGGAACTGTTCCGGGTGCTGAAGCCCGGCGGTTCCGCGCTGATCAGCGTCCCGTCCGGAATGGACCTGTGGTCGGCGCACGACGTCGCGGTCAGCCACGTGCGCCGCTACGACCGTGCCTCGCTGCGGAAGGTCATCGAGGACGCCGGCTTCGTCGTCGACGAACTGTGGAGCTGGAACGTCCTGCTCCGGCCGGTCGTGGCGCTGCGGCGACGTTCGGCTCGCGGCAACGAACTCAACGAGCACACGCCCTGGCTGGTCAACCACGCCCTGACCGCGATCGTCACGGCCGAGCGCTACCTCCCGACCCGTTCACGGCGCGGCGTCTCGCTGATCCTGAAGGCTCACAAGCCTTAGCGGGTGGAAGTACACGAAGGCCCCCTTCATTGCGTCTAGCGCGGTGAAGGGGGCCTTCGTGTACGTGGGCCAGGCGACCGGTGGACTTCTGGTCGCGACATCGGCGCCGCGGCTTCTCGTGCCGGGTGTCGCGAAAGCCACTTTCGGGACGTCGGATGTCGCGAAAGTGGCTTTCGCGACACTCAAGCCGATGCGCTGGACATGACGCGGTCTCGTGAACGCGACGAAAGACCGTTCCCCACGGAGAAGGGGAAGGTGTGAAGGTCGAGTTTCTTCGGCTGAGCCGAGAGAAGGGAGCCTTCACGCGGCCTCGCTGTGACTGCTGGTGCTCCTGGGGCTGCGTATGTGTGCGGGTGTCCGTGAAGGCCTCCTTCCCTACCTTGAGCGTAGGGAAGGAGGCCTTCACGGACTTAAGGCCAGGCGACGCCCGAAACCCACACGGTCCGGCGTCACCGGTCCCACCCCGAACCACACCGGACACGAAGAAAGGGCCGTTCACCACAGAGAACCTGTCGTGAACGGCCCTT contains these protein-coding regions:
- a CDS encoding methyltransferase domain-containing protein — protein: MKTADITRITEMEDRHWWFREKRHLLADELKRLGPPGRALDIGAAGGGNTRVLRERGWDVVATDYDENAVEIARSRGLDAIHADARDLPLPSSSFDLVVAFEILEHIQEDDQAAAELFRVLKPGGSALISVPSGMDLWSAHDVAVSHVRRYDRASLRKVIEDAGFVVDELWSWNVLLRPVVALRRRSARGNELNEHTPWLVNHALTAIVTAERYLPTRSRRGVSLILKAHKP